The genomic stretch CACCCTGGGTCAGCCCGGCGCGACCGGCGTGCTCGCCAGCGGCCCCCTGAGCGACCTGCCCGCCGCGCTGGAACGCGCCCTGGCCGTTCTGGACGTGACCCGCACGCCGCAGGAACAGGCCGACGCCGCGCGCGAACTGCGCCTGGGACAGTGCACCCTGACGCTGGCCCCCACGCCCTGACCACCCGGCGCTGCCCGCCTGCCCGGCACCCACCCGTCCGGTGACCACCTGACCAGCCGCCGGGCCGCGGGTGCGCTACCCTGAACCCCCGGAGCAACGCCGCCCCCACCCGCCCCTCCCGCGCGGGTGCCGACCCATGCCCTCCGGAGGCCCCCGCCGTGACCCTGACCCCCACCCGCCCCAGCGCCCGCCAGATCGTGCTGGGCCTGCAACACTCCATCGCCATGTTCGGCGCGACCGTCCTGGTCCCCATCCTGGTCGGCCTGTCCCCCAGCGTCGCGCTGTTCGGTGCGGGCGTCGCCACGCTGCTGTTCCACCTGCTCACGCGCGGCCAGGTCCCGATCTTCCTGGGCAGCTCCTTCGCGTTCATCGCGCCCACCGCGCTGGTCGTCAAGGAATTCGGCCCTGCCGCCGCCGGGGGCGGCCTGATCGCCGCCGGGGCCATGTACCTGCTGTTCAGCGGCCTCGTGAAACTCCTCGGCGTAGGTCGCCTGCTGCGGGTGTTCCCGCCCGTCGTGACCGGCCCCGTCATCATCGTGATCGGCCTGGGCCTGAGCAGCGTCGCCGTGAACCAGGCCAAGACGAACTGGTGGCTGGCCCTCGTCACGCTGGCCGCCGCCGTCATCGCCAGCATCTACGGGAAGGGCCTGTTCCGCATGATTCCCATCCTGGTCGGCGTCGTCACCGGGTACGTCGTGTCCCTCCTGACCGGGCAGGTGACCCAGGACGGCCTGAACGCCATCGCCGCCGCGCCCCTGCTGGGCCTCCCGGACTTCCATGCACCCACCCTGGACTGGCGGGCCGTGGCGATCATCGCGCCCGTCGCGGTCGTCACGTTCATCGAACACGTCGGGGACGTCATCGTGAACGGCCGCGTCGTCGGGAAGAACTTCCTCGAGAAGCCCGGCCTGAGCCGCACCCTGTTCGCCGACGGGCTGGCGAACATGAGCAGCGCCGCGCTCGGCGGACCCGCCGCTACCACCTACGCCGAGAACACCGGCGTCCTCGCCCTGACCCGCGTGTACGACCCGCGCGTCCTGCAGATCGGCGCCGTGTTCGCCGTCCTGTTCGGCTGCTCCCCGAAACTCGCGGCGGTGCTGAAAAGCCTCCCGCAGGGCGTGCTGGGCGGCGTGAGCATCCTCCTGTTCGGCATGATCGCCTCTGTCGGCATCCGCACCCTCAGTGAGGCGCGGATCGACTTCGCGCACAGCCGCAACCTCATCATCGTGTCCCTGATCCTCGTGCTGGGCCTGGGCGGCGCCGCGTTCCCCATCAGCGTCGCGGGCACCAGCCTCGAACTGCACGGCATGGCCCTCGCCGCGCTGGTCGGCATCGTCGCGAACCTGATCCTGCCCGCGCAGACACCCGAGACGGACGAACCCGAACGCACCCTGCACTGAAGATGTCCTGCGCCCCGGCCCGACCTGTCACCTGAGGCAGCGGGCCGGGGCGCACGTTGCTAGGCTCGGGGTCATGAAACGACACCTCGTGCTGGCCGCCCTGCTGACCCTCACGCCCCTCGCGCACGCCGGGAGTGGCAACGCCGCCCCGCGCGCCGTGACGCCCTTCGGCGCACCGAAAGCCCTGCCCGCGAACGCCCTGGTCCGCCCCGGCCAGACCTGGGTCATGAGCGGCACCACCGCCGCCGGCGAACGCATCACCCGCGACCTGAAACTGAGCACCCAGGCCCCCGAGTGGGACGACGGCTGGGACTTTGAGGCGGACAACGGCCCGTTCAGCTGGAAGCCCGAGGACCGCATGATCCTCGCGGCGGACGTCCGCACCGGCATGATGAACGACAGCGACATTCACCTTTGCCTGGGCATGATCGAGGGCAGCAGCGTGCGCGGCGTGCTCCTCAGCGGCACTCTGGAGGAACTGGACGCCGACATGGACAAACTCGACAGCGCGACCGGCGAGCCCCGCACCACCGACGAGATCATCCAGGCCGTGCGCAAGGCGGGCGTGAACGCTGGGACCTGCACCCTCACCCTCAAACGCTGAACCGGCAAGGCGGCGGGCCACCCCGGATCAGGAGGTGGCCCGCCGCTTCATGGTTGTGGGTCAGCGTCTGCCCTTGCGGCGGACCTTCTGCCCGGGGACGGTGGCCTGCTGGAATTCCTTGCCCTGCAACTTCGCCTCGATGGCGCGGATCTGGTCGCGCAGGGACGCGGCGCGTTCGAAGTCGAGGTCCTCGGAGGCCTGCCACATGTCGAGCTCCAGGTCCGTGAGCTGCGCGGAGAGGGCGTCGCGGTCGTCGCCGACGGTGGCGGAGCTGATCTCGTCGGGCTGCTCCTCGCCGCGGATGACGTCGCGCACGCCCTTGATGACGGTGGTGGGGGTGATGCCGTGCGCCTCGTTGTACGCCATCTGTTTCTCGCGGCGCCTCTGCGTCTCGTCCATGGCGAACTGCATGGCGGGCGTGACCGTGTCGGCGTACAGGATGACCTCACCGTTCACGTTGCGGGCCGCGCGGCCGATGGTCTGGATCAGGGCGCGTTCGGACCGCAGGAAGCCGGGCTTGTCCGCGTCGAGGATGGCGACCAGCGAGACTTCCGGCAGGTCGAGGCCCTCGCGCAGCAGGTTGATGCCGACCAGCACGTCGTAATGCCCCAGCCTGAGGTCACGGATGATCACCTGACGCTCCACACTGTCGATGTCGCTGTGCATGTAGCGCGCCTTCACGCCCTTCTCAAGCAGGTACTCGGTGAGGTCCTCGGACATCCGCTTCGTGAGGGTCGTGACCAGGGTGCGTTCGCCCTTCGCGCTGCGCTCGCGGACGCGGCCCAGCAGGTCCTCGATCTGCCCCTGGATGGGCCGGATGCCGACTGGCGGGTCAATCAGGCCGGTCGGGCGGATGATCTGATCCGCCACCGAGTCGCTGTTCTCCCGTTCGAAGGGGCCGGGCGTGGCGGACACGAACACGAGCTGCCCGGTCTTGCTCATGAACTCGTCGAAGTTCAGCGGGCGGTTGTCCATCGCCGACGGCAGGCGGAAGCCGTAGTCCACCAGCGTCTGCTTGCGCGCGCGGTCGCCGTTCGCCATCCCGCCGATCTGCGGGACCGTCACGTGCGACTCGTCGATGAACGTCACGAAGTCGTCCGGGAAGTAATCCAGCATGGTGTACGGCGTGTGCCCCGCCGCGCGCCCGTCGATGTGCCGCGAGTAGTTCTCGATGCCCGAGCAGTACCCCAGCACCTTCAGCATCTCCAGGTCGTACAGGGTGCGTTCCTTCAGGCGCTGCGCCTCCAGCAGTTTCCCGGTCGACCTGAAGTACTCCAGTCGCTCGTCGAGTTCCTGCTGGATGGTCACGATGGCCCGCTCGATGTTCCCCGCGCTGGAGACGTAATGCTTGGCGGGGTACACCACGGTCGCGTCCAGATCCGCCAGCCGGTCCCCGGTCAGCGGGTGCACCACGCTGATGCGCTCCACGTCGTCGCCCCACAGCTCGATCCGCAGCGGCTGCTCGTCGTACGCGGGCCACACCGTGACCACCTCGCCCTTCACCGCGAAGCGGCCCGGCATGATTTCCACGTCGTTGCGTTCGTACTGCATGTTCACCAGCCGCCCCAGCAGCTCGTCACGCGGCATCTGCCCGCCCTTCTTGAGCACCGCGTTCAGCGCCGTGTACTCCTTCGGGTCGCCCAGGCCGTAGATGCAGCTGACACTGGCGACCACGATCGTGTCCCGCCGCGTCAGCAGGCTGCGCGTGGTCGAGTGCCGCAGCCGCTCGATCTCCTGGTTGATGCTGGCGTCCTTCTCGATGAACAGGTCCTTCCCGG from Deinococcus soli (ex Cha et al. 2016) encodes the following:
- the uvrB gene encoding excinuclease ABC subunit UvrB — protein: MLKVTSAFQPSGDQPTAIRSLVDGLDSGLRFQTLLGATGTGKTYSMAKVIEETGRPALIMAPNKILTAQLASEFREFFPDAAVEFFISYYDYYQPEAYVPGKDLFIEKDASINQEIERLRHSTTRSLLTRRDTIVVASVSCIYGLGDPKEYTALNAVLKKGGQMPRDELLGRLVNMQYERNDVEIMPGRFAVKGEVVTVWPAYDEQPLRIELWGDDVERISVVHPLTGDRLADLDATVVYPAKHYVSSAGNIERAIVTIQQELDERLEYFRSTGKLLEAQRLKERTLYDLEMLKVLGYCSGIENYSRHIDGRAAGHTPYTMLDYFPDDFVTFIDESHVTVPQIGGMANGDRARKQTLVDYGFRLPSAMDNRPLNFDEFMSKTGQLVFVSATPGPFERENSDSVADQIIRPTGLIDPPVGIRPIQGQIEDLLGRVRERSAKGERTLVTTLTKRMSEDLTEYLLEKGVKARYMHSDIDSVERQVIIRDLRLGHYDVLVGINLLREGLDLPEVSLVAILDADKPGFLRSERALIQTIGRAARNVNGEVILYADTVTPAMQFAMDETQRRREKQMAYNEAHGITPTTVIKGVRDVIRGEEQPDEISSATVGDDRDALSAQLTDLELDMWQASEDLDFERAASLRDQIRAIEAKLQGKEFQQATVPGQKVRRKGRR
- a CDS encoding uracil-xanthine permease family protein, whose amino-acid sequence is MTLTPTRPSARQIVLGLQHSIAMFGATVLVPILVGLSPSVALFGAGVATLLFHLLTRGQVPIFLGSSFAFIAPTALVVKEFGPAAAGGGLIAAGAMYLLFSGLVKLLGVGRLLRVFPPVVTGPVIIVIGLGLSSVAVNQAKTNWWLALVTLAAAVIASIYGKGLFRMIPILVGVVTGYVVSLLTGQVTQDGLNAIAAAPLLGLPDFHAPTLDWRAVAIIAPVAVVTFIEHVGDVIVNGRVVGKNFLEKPGLSRTLFADGLANMSSAALGGPAATTYAENTGVLALTRVYDPRVLQIGAVFAVLFGCSPKLAAVLKSLPQGVLGGVSILLFGMIASVGIRTLSEARIDFAHSRNLIIVSLILVLGLGGAAFPISVAGTSLELHGMALAALVGIVANLILPAQTPETDEPERTLH